GAGCAAAAACATTCATTACGAATGGAATCCATGCAGATCTAGTGATCGTGGCAGTAAAGACAGATACAGAAATTCACCCGCAGCACAGAGGAGTCAGCCTGCTTGTGATTGAACGAGGCCATCAAGGTTTTTCTAGAGGGCGGAAGCTGGACAAAGTGGGATTACATTCGCAAGATACAGCCGAATTATTTTTTGAGGATTGTAAGGTCCCTAAGGAGAATTTACTCGGAGAAGAAGGTCGCGGGTTCTTATACTTAATGGATAAATTGCAGCAAGAAAGGCTGTTGGTGGGCATTGGAGCGCAAATTGCTTCAGAGGAAATGCTGCAGTCCACGATTGACTATGTGAAGAGCAGGGAAGCATTCGGCAGACCTGTCAGTCAATTTCAGAATACTCAGTTTAAAATAGCCGAAATGGCGACAGAAGTGGAAATGGGAAGAGCTTTTCTTGACCAGCTCATCGCCGATCATATTGCCGGAGAAGATGTCGTGACAAAGGTATCGATGGCAAAATGGAAGCTCACCGAAATAGCAAGAAATATTGCGACTCAGTGCATGCAGCTTCATGGAGGATACGGTTATATGGAAGAATACAAGATTGCAAGAAGATACCGGGATATACCTGTTGCCAGTATTTATGCAGGAACCAATGACATTATGAAAACGATCATTGCCAAAAACTTAGGATTGTAGGAAGGGAGATTATTCATCATGAGAGAAGTCGTCATTGTAGAAGGAGTACGAACACCAGTCGGGAGAAGAAAAGGATTATTAAAGGATTACCGACCAGATGATTTGGCTGGGCAAGTATTGAAGGAGCTTGTAAAGCGTGCGGGCATTGACGCAGGACTAGTGGAAGACGTTATCCTTGGATGTGTGACACAGTCTGGAGAACAGGCTGGGGATATTGCAAGGGTTGCTGCTTTGATTGCAGGTTTTCCGATAGAAGTGCCAGGTACTACGCTTGATCGTCAATGTGGCTCCAGTCAACAGGCTGTACACTTTGCAGCACAGGCCATTCTTTCAGGTGACATGGATGTGGTCATTGCCGGGGGAGTAGAGAACATGACAAGAGTGCCGATGGGATCCAACTATCAAAAGGCTCCGTTCAGTGACAGGCTACAGGAGAAATATGAAATCATTAACCAAGGACTTTCAGCGGAAAGAATTGCCGAAAAGTATGGATTCACACGTGAGGAGTTAGATACCTTTTCATATGAAAGCCATCAAAAAGCGTTAAAAGCGCAAGCAGAGGGTTATTTTACAACAGAAATCATGCCGATTGAAGTATCATTGGAAGACGGTACAACATTTATGATGAAGGAAGATTCTGGTCCTCGCAAGGAAACGTCAGTGGAGGCGCTTGGTGGTTTAAAAACCGTATTCAAGGAAGATGGCGTCATCCATGCAGGGAATGCAAGCCAAATCAGTGACGGCGCAGCAGCTGTTCTATTGATGACAAAGGAAAAGGCATTGGAGCTTGGATTAAAGCCGCGTTTCAAAGTTCATACAAGAGTGGTGGTCGGTTCTGATCCAACCTTGATGCTGACAGGTCCTATTCCGGCAACCGAGAAAGTGCTGCTAAAATCAGGCCTATCCATTGATGACATTGATGTGTTTGAAGTCAATGAAGCTTTTGCTCCGGTTCCGATGGCTTGGTTGAAGGAAACAGGAGCTGATCCGGCTAAACTTAATCCAAATGGCGGTGCAATTGCGTTAGGTCATCCTCTAGGGGCAAGCGGAGCGAGATTAATGATAAGTATGATGCATGAACTTGAACGTACTGGTGGCAGGTACGGCCTCCAGACAATGTGTGAGGGGCATGGAATGGCGAACGCGACCATCATTGAAAGGCTTGACTGATACTTAATGAAAAGTAGGAGGATGAAAGATGTCGATAACGATTGGGAAAATCTTTGATCTTACAGTACAAAAGTTTCCGGATAAAGAAGCGCTTTATGATGTGAAGAAAAATGTACGATATACCTACAAAGAATGGAATGTGGAAGTAAACCGGTTAGCCAATGCCCTTTTGGAAGAAGGAGTAAAAAAAGGGGACAGGGTCTCCACGCTGCTTTTTAACACAGAGGAACTGGCAAACACGATGCTTGCTTGTGCAAAAATCGGAGCCGTCTTCAATCCAATCAATTTCCGCTTGCAGCCGGAGGAAGTGGCGTTCATTCTAAACGACGCAAGGCCGAAAGTCGTAATGTATGAAAAAGCGTTGGAACCTGTTGTCGCTTCCATTGCGGGGCGCTTTGAAAAAACAGGATTCTGGATTATTGATGGGGAAGAAACCAGTTATTCCTCCTCTTATCATGAAAAATTGGTATCTGCCTCCAATGATGAAGTATCAATCAATGTCTTGGAAAACGACACATATGCGATCATGTACACGAGCGGAACGACAGGAAGGCCAAAAGGCGTCGTTCATCGACATAGGGATATGGCGGAGCAGAGTTTAATTGTCATTTCCGCCACGAAGCTTGAAGCGGAGGATATAGGCCTTGTGACCGCACCAATGTTCCATTGCGCGGAACTGCACTGTGCTGTTATCCCAAGAATTCATGTAGGCGGGAAGAATGTCATCCTCCATCATTTTGAGCCGAAGAAGGTTCTTCAACTGATTCAAGAGGAAAAGGTGACGAAGTTTTTTGCCGCCCCAACTATGTGGAATATGCTATTGCAGGAGAACTTTAATGACTATGATTTGAGCAGCCTGAATCTTGGCTTATACGGTGCTGCTCCAATGGCACCCGCACTTGTCAGGGCGTGTCACGACTTATTGGGCATTTCCCTCGTCCAAGCATATGGCATGACAGAAATGGGACCAGCAATCACCTTCCTATCTGAAAAAGATCAGCTCAGGAAAGCAGGTTCCGCAGGCCAGGCCTGCCTGAATCATGAGATTCGGATTGTCCGTCCGAACGAAGATGGACCAAGTGATCCCGATGATATGTTGCCTGCAGGTGAAGCGGGAGAAATACTCGTCAAAGGTCCATGCATCATGAGCGCTTATTTTAACAGAGAGGAAGCGACGGCTGCTGCCATGTATAAAGGCTGGTACCATTCTGGGGACATTGGTTATCTGGATGAAGAAGGCTTTTTATATGTAAAAGATCGGGTGGATGACATGATCATCAGCGGTGGGGAGAACATCTATCCACGTGAGGTAGAAGATGTTCTTTATGAACACCCTGCTGTGTTGGATGTAGCCATTGTCGGTTTGCCTGATGACCGTTGGGGAGAAACGGTAACTGCGTTTGTGGTGAAAAAGAACGAAAAAGTGACAGAAGAAGAACTTGATGCTTTCTGTTTGAATAGTTCTGAGCTTGCACGTTATAAACGCCCACGAAAGTACATGTTTGTGGATGCCCTGCCTCGAAATGCAAGCGGGAAAATTCAGAAGTTTGTCTTGAGAAAGCAGATGGAAGAGCTTGTGACAGGGGAAACTCCATCCTTATGATAGAAAAATTGCTAGAAGGGATTAGAATACTAGATTTCACTAACTATCTTCCAGGTCCATATGCAACGCAACGTCTTACGGACCTTGGAGCAGAGGTCATCAAAGTGGAGCCTTCAGCAGGAGATCCAGCCCGTCATACAGGGGTAAAACTTGATGGGACTGGTGTGGTATATCTTGCAAATAATCATGGGAAAATGAGTGTTTCCGTCGATTTGAAAGATGAGGCTGACAGGGATAAAGTTATGAGTTTGGTTGAGGGTTGCGATGTTATTATAGAAAGTTTCAGGCCAGGTGTCATGTCAAAGTTCGGCCTTGACTATGAAACTGTAAAAGTCCAAAAGCCCGACATTATCTATTGTTCCATTACTGGCTACGGGAACCATGGTAGATGGAGCAAGCTTGGAAGCCATGATATCAACTATATGGCACTAAGCGGGATGCTGGCACAATTAAAAGATTCATCTGGCCGCCCCATTCACCCATCCATCACCATAGCCGACTATTTTGGTAGTATGGCAGCTTGTGAGATGGTGCTTGCACTTCTATTAAAAAAAGAGCGGTCAGGTCTAGGTGGCTACCACTCTATCAGTCTGACGGATGTGGCGGCTTCCTTCATGGGCACACACCTCATGATTCAACAAGAGGTGGGGGAAGAGCAGGGCATCACATTACTAAATGGGGAACTTATCAGCTATGGAATCTATGAAACAAAGGACGGGCGGTTTATGGCCCTTGGCGCATTGGAATATAAGTTCTGGCAGAATTTATGTGAAGCGGTGGATCGGGAAGAATGGCTTGGCGCGCATTTTTCGGTCAGAAGAGACAGTAATCCTGTTTCGGGCGGGATGGAAGAGTTGTTTGCTAGTCGCACTTTTGAAGAGTGGACAACCTTTAGCCAAGAGGTCGATTGCTGCTTAACCCCTGTGTTGGAAGTAGGGGAACTTTCAAGTTATCCATATTTTAAAGAGAATAATAGTATTTTTCATGATGATAAAGGAAATGTAAATGTTGCCATGCATAGTGGAAGTTACAAGGGGGTTAATCCTGCACCATCTGTTGGGGAACATACTGTGAGATTGCTGGACAAGC
This window of the Sutcliffiella horikoshii genome carries:
- a CDS encoding acyl-CoA dehydrogenase family protein; translated protein: MKSLSTKREPRKHPYLTKDHQQFRKSLRKFLEREAVPFYDEWESDRIIPRSFWTKMGEQGYLCPDIDEKYGGSETDWGYSVVINEELERVGTGLIGVALHNDIVVPYITSFGTEEQKQRWLPSCVSGRTITAIAMTEPGTGSDLANIKTTARLEGDHYIVNGAKTFITNGIHADLVIVAVKTDTEIHPQHRGVSLLVIERGHQGFSRGRKLDKVGLHSQDTAELFFEDCKVPKENLLGEEGRGFLYLMDKLQQERLLVGIGAQIASEEMLQSTIDYVKSREAFGRPVSQFQNTQFKIAEMATEVEMGRAFLDQLIADHIAGEDVVTKVSMAKWKLTEIARNIATQCMQLHGGYGYMEEYKIARRYRDIPVASIYAGTNDIMKTIIAKNLGL
- a CDS encoding thiolase family protein, with amino-acid sequence MREVVIVEGVRTPVGRRKGLLKDYRPDDLAGQVLKELVKRAGIDAGLVEDVILGCVTQSGEQAGDIARVAALIAGFPIEVPGTTLDRQCGSSQQAVHFAAQAILSGDMDVVIAGGVENMTRVPMGSNYQKAPFSDRLQEKYEIINQGLSAERIAEKYGFTREELDTFSYESHQKALKAQAEGYFTTEIMPIEVSLEDGTTFMMKEDSGPRKETSVEALGGLKTVFKEDGVIHAGNASQISDGAAAVLLMTKEKALELGLKPRFKVHTRVVVGSDPTLMLTGPIPATEKVLLKSGLSIDDIDVFEVNEAFAPVPMAWLKETGADPAKLNPNGGAIALGHPLGASGARLMISMMHELERTGGRYGLQTMCEGHGMANATIIERLD
- a CDS encoding fatty acid--CoA ligase, translated to MSITIGKIFDLTVQKFPDKEALYDVKKNVRYTYKEWNVEVNRLANALLEEGVKKGDRVSTLLFNTEELANTMLACAKIGAVFNPINFRLQPEEVAFILNDARPKVVMYEKALEPVVASIAGRFEKTGFWIIDGEETSYSSSYHEKLVSASNDEVSINVLENDTYAIMYTSGTTGRPKGVVHRHRDMAEQSLIVISATKLEAEDIGLVTAPMFHCAELHCAVIPRIHVGGKNVILHHFEPKKVLQLIQEEKVTKFFAAPTMWNMLLQENFNDYDLSSLNLGLYGAAPMAPALVRACHDLLGISLVQAYGMTEMGPAITFLSEKDQLRKAGSAGQACLNHEIRIVRPNEDGPSDPDDMLPAGEAGEILVKGPCIMSAYFNREEATAAAMYKGWYHSGDIGYLDEEGFLYVKDRVDDMIISGGENIYPREVEDVLYEHPAVLDVAIVGLPDDRWGETVTAFVVKKNEKVTEEELDAFCLNSSELARYKRPRKYMFVDALPRNASGKIQKFVLRKQMEELVTGETPSL
- a CDS encoding CaiB/BaiF CoA transferase family protein yields the protein MIEKLLEGIRILDFTNYLPGPYATQRLTDLGAEVIKVEPSAGDPARHTGVKLDGTGVVYLANNHGKMSVSVDLKDEADRDKVMSLVEGCDVIIESFRPGVMSKFGLDYETVKVQKPDIIYCSITGYGNHGRWSKLGSHDINYMALSGMLAQLKDSSGRPIHPSITIADYFGSMAACEMVLALLLKKERSGLGGYHSISLTDVAASFMGTHLMIQQEVGEEQGITLLNGELISYGIYETKDGRFMALGALEYKFWQNLCEAVDREEWLGAHFSVRRDSNPVSGGMEELFASRTFEEWTTFSQEVDCCLTPVLEVGELSSYPYFKENNSIFHDDKGNVNVAMHSGSYKGVNPAPSVGEHTVRLLDKL